The Equus caballus isolate H_3958 breed thoroughbred chromosome 4, TB-T2T, whole genome shotgun sequence genome includes the window taaaatgtaaaacatgctGAGAAATGTATtgactttttaatataatttttaatagcaGTTGAAAGTTTTGATGTTTCATGACAGCCTAGCCAATAAAGATCACAGAATTGACATGCTGGTTggcagtaaattttttttaagtagaataaatttctatgactatataagcaaaatatttccataattaaTCCACATGGTCATAACAGATGGTTAAATTGAAGAAATGTCCTTGAGGTTATTCTTTTAACAGATGTTCTTAACTATTAGCTTCATATTTTTACTCACCtaaatttccaaataattgaaTAAAAGTTAACATATGCTTTCATCTCTTTAATAAGCAGAGTCCATAACAGATGCAAAGTTTGCTATAGTGGAGAAATTACTTGGGTGACACATTTCTAATGTTTTCCTCTCTCCTACCCTATAATTGCTCATCCCTGTTCACCgatgatttctcctttttctttcaccTAGGGTCCTCCAGAACGCACTTTTGCTCTCAGATAGCAGGCTTCACCTCTTCTTGCAGAGCCATCTGAATTCGGAAGACATCGAGGCGTGCGTTTCTGGGCAGACTAAGTATTCTGTAGAAGAAGCAATTCACAAGTTTGCCTTGATGAACAGACGTTTCcctgaagaagatgaagaaggaaaaaaagaaaatgatatagatTATGATTCTGAAAGGTATTTCCTTGCATTTTGATTTAACGTATAAGTATTTATATAACACAAAGTGCACATATGCGTGtgtatagatatacacacacacttcacTTTTTTGTTGATGTAATACtaagataatgaaaaaattaattgacTGAGATTTTATTGAGCTGTGACAGCTCATCAGAGTAGTCTTCACACACACCTCCACACTGAATTAATGAATGCAGTAGAAATTCAATTATCTGCATTCTGATTATGTGACTTTCATTTAGTCAGACTTGAATTATTCGCGTTTAAATTATCTAGCTAAAAAAATATCCAACTGCACTCCAAATGGCTAATTAAAAGTCCAAATTTCCTGTCTCTCTTTGTGACTGGAGATAATTAAAGTTCTCCTCTGTTACTCAGGCTTTGAGTGTGTTGTGAAaaccaatttcctctttttattattttcccctctcttcttttccagttcaTCCTCTGGGTTTGGACACAGTAGTGATGACAGCAGTTCACATGGATGTAAAATGAGCCCAGCTCCGCAGGAATCCTGAAAAATAATTCTAATGTTACCATCTTAGGAATAGCCAATTATGTCCAGTCATAGAGAAGAAAGCTCGCTAATAATATATTCTTACCTAAAGCTCACTGTCATGATATTAGGTATTTAAATTCTTAAAGATGTTTGGTTGTGTATTAGTGGTATTTTTATGTTGTCTTATTTTGGCTAAGCTTCTGTAAAAAGCTAAAAGCCTGTGAATGCAATACTCTCCTTTATAGGCAACCATTAGTGGTAAAGCTAGAGCCTGCCCTCAAATGACATGATTTATCTGTTTAAAAAACCTAGTTgggttttattgaattttaaaagagagGTAAATAGGTAGCATTTAAAATCCAGATAGAGCATTCCTTCTCGTATCAATGGGCAGTGTTCCCGTAAACACAGCATGTATGATCTTAACCACTGTGAATATTGACAGCGTGGACCATTCTGCCTCTTTCAGACATGCGGCTGGTGTTTTGTGGGTACCTCCCCTGCACTGGGAAGACACTTTGCTTTTGGGTGTTTGCAATATTTCAAGAGTGTTTAACATTTCCAGTATTCTATTGCACACTTAGATGGAAAATGTATCTTATGCATAGAGACTTGTTAAAATAATGTTTACatcttaggaaaaaagaaatagtgtTAGTAATTGTGCTTATACTTGCAATATATAGATTCAGAAATACATTTTCATCATCCAAAATCAGCTTTAACACATGGTTTCTGGAAACaaatcatttgttttcattatctTTGTGTAATTAGAATTACAggttaatgatttattttctgaCTAAACGTGCAATTTCTTATCACTAGGTAACTTTCGGTGTCATGGTGGTTACTTGTTACTTATCTCTGAGTTAGAAGTAGGATCTtatacaaattaataaatttgaccaGTAAATGTTCCCATAATTTAGAAAAGGATATCAACTTGCTAATTTcagaattaaatattcatttttaaaaagccctttcTTTTTAGGCATCTGCCTGAGGATTggcataatttaataaaatatctgttttttTCAGTGGCCCAAAAATACAATGCTTTGATAAACTACATTGAACTTCAAATTTCAGATGAGGCAGCATTTTCTTGAGATAATTATCGAAGTTTCTTCCTTGTTGAATGATACAAAATCTCTCTGAAACTAACAGGAAGGTATTTTTACATAACTGGGATAACTTGTTGCTATAATTGTTACCtcacctcattttattttaactagtAATTTAAAAGTTATTGTAAGTCCTCGAAATGCTTGTAACTGAGAACCaacagaaaaaagttaaatttagaaTAAGaatgatttccttcattttcccttCTTGTTTTTGGTTGGTCATTGAACTTTTGTAAAATTTTGATTTAATGTATCTTGGGTCCTGTTACTTTATCATCTAAGACTCATTATtttaatgcaggaaaaaaaaagatttagcaATTTCTTTTGGTCTTGCTTACATGTAAAGTATGCCATCCAGTCATTTAAGAGCCATCCCCAACTCCTCGGCAATATGTATTTGAATTcacattatttctgttttacagcaGTTTTGAATAGCATATATTGTGTCACTGAGTGTCATATTATTTGTAAGTGATGTAACATAGCCATCAAAATTGGTATCAAGTAATGCCTAATACTGTGGGATGTAAACTTCACGAGATCATCGTTTcacattaaatatgaaaaaatcaaCTTTAGTTTGTTGggtcatttattttatataagagAATGTATTTCTTCTGATTTAGACCTAAATTCAGCATGTTCTTGAATGATCAGtaatttttaatggaaaacttTAGTAAAATTTGGTTCAGTATTCACTATAGTTGTCCACGTTTGAGGCGTTTAGCCTGGGTTTGGCTGTTTTTATATCTAAGCGCTGGCTTCTTAAAACTGATTTCCTGCAGCTGAGATATTTAGATGAACTTCAGCCTTCGATGGCTTTCTTGATTTGTTCAAGTCTCTTATTTTTCTCTGGCATATTTTTATAAAGCtttctttaggaaaagaaaattacttaagTAACCAAATAGAATAGATGTTgacttaaaactatttttaatgtaACAAATTTAAAGAATTCTAATCCTGGATGCTTCATGATTTACATACAACAAAACTGTATTTCTGGGGCTAATTCTGAAAGGGTAAACGGTTCACCTCTAAAGCCAGTTTATGTGTTTTGTTTGAGAACTGGTTTTATATATAACCCAAAGGTGTCAACAATGAAAGTCAACAACCTGTTACTTAGGGTTTCTTTTAAAGTCTCACTTGGAAGTGATTTAAATTCTAGTTAAAATTTCAAGTTTTAAAGTTACTAAGGAAAAACAGAAGTGTTTAAATAGTTACGTCCCTTAAGATATTAAATATCTTGCAGGAGCTTTTCAAACCTAGTTCACATTTTATTGAATAATCACATACAAACAAGTGATATGCAATAACCTTACTATATTAAggtaaaaaaataacatttcttttatgGCTGTTCAGAACTTAAATTCATTAGCCTAGCTACAATAACTGTTATATCCAACAGTAAATTGAATGTTGTTTTGAACTCTGTTTTTTTGGTGCCTTAAGGATTCATTATTATTGAGCTACTGTGGTACAAATAAGGTTTTCGGTATTTCAGCTGT containing:
- the SNX10 gene encoding sorting nexin-10 isoform X2; protein product: MFPEQQKETNSMCFTMKTSCVRRRYREFVWLRQRLQSNALLVQLPELPSKNLFFNMNNRQHVDQRRQGLEDFLRKVLQNALLLSDSRLHLFLQSHLNSEDIEACVSGQTKYSVEEAIHKFALMNRRFPEEDEEGKKENDIDYDSESSSSGFGHSSDDSSSHGCKMSPAPQES